The Stieleria maiorica genome includes the window GTTTGAGTTCAAACAGCAAGGTCAGTTGACGGCCGGTTACGCCGTTCCACTGACATCGAGCGACCGACAATACGACGGTGCGTTTCGAATGCAGTACACCCGGTTGCTGCGGTAGTGGGGAGGAAAATGACAGAAAAATAGGGGGCAGAAAAATGGATGCCTGATTAGATGAAGGGTTCTTTTGGCTCACCCAGTGCTAATTGTCTTGTCACCGATTTTCTTGTCGACGAATCCGAAACACCATTTTTCTGCCCCCCCTTTTTCTGTCACCTGTCCTGCCGCGACTATCCGATTTCGGGATAGCTCCAGGGCTGGCGGTACTTTCGTCGCAGCATGCCGTTGGCTTCGTCGTCGCCGACGATCTGCTGGGCGCCCGCATCCCAGCGGACGCTGCGGCCGAGTTTCATCGACAGCATGCCCAAGAGGGCCAGCGTGGTGGCCTGGTGTCCGACGGTGATGTCGGCGACCGGGCGGCTGCCGGTTTCGATTGCTCGAAGGAAATCGGCGTAGAGCAATTTCAGGTTGTGCCCGTCGGGTTCTTGCAGCTCGGCATCTTGGTGGATCACTTGCTTCTTGCTGTCGGCCGGGTAGAACGTCCAACCGTCGCGCCAGCCGATGTGGAACGTTCCCTGGGTGCCGAAGAAGTAGCATCCGATGCTGGTCTGCTCCGGTCCCTGTCCGGCGAATTTGCGATGTTCCCAGGTCGCGGTGAAGGAATCGAATTCGTACGTGGCGGTTTGGTGATCGGGGGCGTCGGTCGTTTGCTCTTCGTCGTTGAGCACGGCCTGACCGGCGATCGGTCGCCCGCCGGTGGAATGAACGCTGTCCGGCGATTGCTGGTCGCTCCACCACAGCATCTGGTCCAGCCAATGGACGCCCCAGTCGCCGAGCGTTCCGTTGGCGAAATCCAGAAAGTGCCGGAAGCCGCCGGGATGAATCCGACGGCAATAGGGACGCAGCGGCGCGGGGCCACAGTACATGTCCCAATCGAGATTCTCCGGCGGTTCGCTGTTTCGCGTCGGCTTTTCCGCCCCGCCGCGGCTGTGCACAAACATTCGCACCAACCCGATGTCGCCCGCCCCGCCGTCCTTCAGAAATTTCATGCCCGAGACGTGGTGGGGGCCGATGCGTCGGTGCAGTCCGACTTGGACCAAGCGATCGGCGGCTTGTGAGGCGGCGAGGACGGCTTGGCTTTCGCCGATCGTGTGGCCGGTCGGTTTTTCGATAAAGACATGCGCTCCGGCCTGGATCGCCGCCAATGCATTGAGCGCGTGCCAATGATCCGGCGTGGCAATGATCGCGATTTCGACGTCTTCCTTTTCGAACAGCTCGCGATAGTCGCGGTAAATTCGCGGGGTGTCGCCGGATAAATCGGTGACTTCCTCGGCGTTGATTTCCAAGCGGTCGGAATCAACATCACACAGCGCGACGACTTTGGTTTGCCCACCGGCCATCGCCTCGCGCAGGATGTTCATGCCCCACCAACCGGCTCCGATCAGCGCCGTGCGGTACTGTTTGTTTTTGGAAGCGGCATGGATCGCCGGGGCCGATGCGAGCGTGGCGGCTGCGGCGGTGCCGGCGAGGAAGGAGCGACGTTGGATGGGCATGGGGGCGGGTTGGGAGTTGGGAGTTGGGAGTTGGGAGTTGGGAGTTGGGAGTTGGGAGTTGGGAGTAATGCCACGGGTATTCTAGTCGCGGCAATCGATGCAGACGAGTTGGCCTTGGATGCTGCGGCAAAAGATGCGGCCCCCGGACAACACGGGGCTGGTCCAGCTTTTTCCGTCCAGGACTTGCCCGCGGGCGATCGGTTCCCAGCCGTCGGGGGTTGCCGGGGCGATGATCAATTCGCCTGGTTCGGTCAACAACAACAACTTGCCATCGGCCATCGCCAGACCTCCGGGGCGCAGGTCGTCGACCGACCAGCGGATTTCGCCGGTCGCCCAGTCCATGCAGCGCAATCGCGCGCCGGCTTCCATATCACCGTCGATGCCGTACAGATAGCCCTGGTAAAGAATCGACGTGTGAATCTGATTCTTCATCTCTTTTGATTTCCAAATCAGCTCGGGCGTCGTCCCCCCGATGTCAAACAGAGCCGCGCCGCGGTTGTAACCCGAGCAGAGAAGCATCTTGCCGTCATGAAAGATCGGATCGGCGGCGTTGCAATTGAAACTGGTCAACCAACGTTCGGCCCAAAGCTGTTCCCCCGATTGGACATCCACACCGATGTACGCTTTTCCGGACGCGATCACGGCGACGGTGGGATCGGAATTGGGGATCAACACCGGAGACGCGTAGCCGCATTCACGGTCGTCGGAGCTCCAGATCAGATCACCGCTGTGTTTGTCCACCAGGACACCGGACTCGCCGACATTCAGCAACAGCCTGTCGCCGATCACCAAGGGAGCGGCGGAGAAGCCCCAGCCGGGCAACCGCACCTCGGCCTCATCAGCGACATTGATGCCCCACATTTTGGAGCCATCGGAGATCTGCAAACAGAACAACTCTCCGGCACGCCCCATCACGTAAAGCCTGTCACCATCGATGGTCGGTGTCGAGATCGGGCCGCCTTCGAAGTCGCGGTCGTCGAGTTCCGCGGGATAGCCGAACGTCCAAATAATTTCTCCGTCGGCGACGTTGATGCAATAGACCTTGTCCTGGTCGTCGACATGCCCAAGCGTGAAGACTCGATCGTCTTTGACCACCACCGATGAGAATCCGGTTCCGACCGAACGGGACCACGCGATGTCAGGCCCCTCGCCCGCCCAATCGCATTTCCAATCCGTTTCACGAGAGATGCCGTCTCCGTCGGGACCACGCCAACGGTACCAGTCCTCGGCGGCGCAGTTTGATACGCCGAGGAAGGAAACGAATAGGAATAACTCGGGCACAACACAACGGTACAAAGGCATACTTGCAATCAACCTGGTGGAAACAATGTCGTTCATTCGGGACAACGTAATTGAAATGCGGCCGAATCGCAAAACCCGAGAAACGCGCCCCGCTCAGCCTTCCAAAAGTTTTCCGAACAGCCCCAGCAAAAAACCAAACACGGCCCCTAGCGGCGGAAAACTGCTGTTATTCAAGGTCGCTTGGGGTGCGATGTCTTCAAAGACCAAATAGAGGATCCCTGAGGCGGCGAAGACTTGCATCCAGCCCAGAATCCTCGGTTCGTCGGCGAGCAAATGATATCCCAAGAATCCCAACAGAGGCCCGAGTATCGCCGCGATCATGAACCAAAATAAGATTTTTCGCGATGCCAGCCCGCCGCTGCGAAGCTCTCGATAAGCATTGAACCCTTCGGGCAGGTTTTGAAGCGTGATGATCACCGCCAGCAGTATCGCGCCACTTTTGCCGCCCGAGATCACGGCTCCAAGTGCGATGACTTCCGGAACAAAGTCGGACAACATCGCGACCAGCTGCGATGCCGACGACTGGCTCCGGTCAAGCAGAATCTGCAATCCCCAAAAACACAGCCCTCCGGCGGCAAATGCCGTCACCGTTTCCCACGTCGCGATCAGTTCGGCGCCATCGGGGATCAGCACCAGCGCGACAGCTGAGAGCAGGGCGCCACCCCCGAATGCGATCACGGTGTGACGGAACTCCTCCTCAAGCCAACGAGGACGTATGTTTTCAAACGACGCAACAACGCCTCCCAATGGAATCGCCCCGCCGGCAACCGCGGTGCAGAGAACGAGTTGAGTGATTGGATCCATTGGCAAATGATCGGCTGCGGGGAAAATTCAAGTTCTACCTAATTCGCTTCGGACGTACGATAGGCCCCCTCTGAACCGGCGATCCAAGCGGCTTTTGAACGAGCACGCCCTGGCTGCCGCCCTCAGGATTTGTCAGTGTGGCCCAGCGACTGCAGCGAGCAGTCGGCCAAGGTGGCATCCAATTCCCCGTTTTCCAAACGCCACAAAAACGGTTGTGCCGGATCGTTCGCCAGCGAGTAGTCAATCGCATCGAGTTCGCCGAGTGAACGTTCTCGATTTCCATCAACAAAGCTGAGTTCCAGATCGGTATCGGCAGTCTCTGGCCAGTGTCGCCGGCCGGTCGGCAGGGGCCACGAACGGTCGATGCTCAGACTGCTCATTGGGGCGTTTCGGATCGCGGTGTCCAGAGATTGCAATGACTCGGTTGCATCCCCCAGGGCCGAACGTCTGGTTAACAGATCCGCCGCCAGCAACGCTTCTCCCGCCGCCCCTTCGGATTCTTGCTGGACCGCAATGAAGTTGATTACCTGGAGTGCATCCAGTGGCGAAGCGAATCGGCTGCCATTGACGTCATAGTACCAATCGGCGATCGTTTCTGCCGAGGTCGGATCGGGTAAAGCAACCGATCCGGTATCCGCCGCTTCTCGCCCCAATAAGTTGATGATCAGCAACGCGTCGCGCGGTGAAGTGGATCCGCTGCGGTCGACATCGGTTCTGATGTAGGGGTTGGTCCAGGGACGTGTGTTGAGGGTTTCGACGGTCGCTCCGCCACCGGTCAGGTGATGCCGTTGAGCACCGTCGACAAAGATCGGCAGGTTGACGGTCCATTGTGCCCCGGCATAGTGGACCGTGTCGTCGTCGTCGTGAATCACTAGCAACGAGTTGTCGATGTCGGTTGATGCGACCACACTGACGACGTCGAGTATCAAATGGTTGGGACTGGCGCCCACCACGTCGATGACTTCAATATCGCCGAGTGGATTCAGATCGTCGTCGGTCAGATCAAGCAGCTGATCACGGTCGGCCAGTTTCAATGTGTCGCTGCCGCCGCTGCCGTGAAAGCCGATCGGGATCGGCGCGTTGAGCACCGCGCCGAGGTTGCCTAGCGACAACAGGTCGTCTTCGTCGGTTCCCTGAAAGCCTAGGCCCGCCAGCGCGGCACCCGGTACTCGGAACAGTTCTGTCGTTTCGTGCAAAACCACGACATCACCACCTTCACCGATCACATTCACGTCGCCGACGATCAGGTTCACGATAGCATCGGCACCCGACGTACCATCCAGAATCTCAAACCGGTAATCCTCGACTTCGCCATCGTCGGCTTCACCACCGGGCGCAAGTCCGCCAAGCGTACTGATGCGGAAGCGGGCATAGGTGGTTCCGACCGAAGCGCCCGGAGGGACAGTCACCGGAACGATGTTCGCGCCCGGCACCAGCGCCGTGCTCGTTCCGGAACCCAAGTGTTCGGCCGGGTGGTCGAACCGGCCATTCCGATTGAAATCGATCCAGGCGTCCAGCTTGGCGGTCCCTGACACATCGATGAGAACACTTCCCAAGGTGGACTGGCTTGCGGTGGATACGAAGCTAGCGATTTGAATCACGCCATCCTCGTCGATTCCATCACCATCGGCCAGTTCGCTCGGTTGCCCGTTCGGTTCAACATCGATCGAAGGCCCCAAACGCGGCCCATTGTCGACCAATGCGTGCCTGGCTCCACCGCTGCCGAGCCGAGTCGGATAGTTGCTGACCAGGTCTTCGATTTGAATTCCCTCCGGCGCATCCCCAAAGTCGAACTCAGCGTCGGTCATGACCGTGATGGTGTCCTCGGCCAGGATCGTCGCGTCGTTGAGAGATCTGACCTGGACGGTGACCGTCCCCGTGCCGAATCCGGTCAGTTCCGTGTCCAGCACGATGCCGCCACGCGAAAGGCCGGGCAAGACAAACAGAGGGATTTCCTGGGCGGGCACGCCGTCGAGATCCTTCAGTGCGGCCGATACCGGGCCGTCCGTACTGAAGATCCGTGCGGTGTATTCGTCTTCCACGTTGCCAACGTTGTCGACCAGCAGCAAAAAGCTGGAAACACCGGGCAGCGGTAACGTACGAGTGTCTCGCTCGAATTCAGCCGTCATTGCTCGTACAGCGGCGATGTTTACGTCGATGCTCTGAGCATCCAGGACGGTCGGCTGGGTCTGTGACCTCGCGGATCCGATCAGTTGCAACGTTCCGGGAAAGGCAAAGTCGATTTCGCCGAGATCGATGGTGACGGTTTGAGACTGACTGGGTTGCAGCGAGACTGTCGCGGTGCCCAGGGTCGCGGCCAGCGCGGCGGGCGCCGCAAGCGAGACGTCGAAGGTCTCCGGCACAGTGCCTGTATTGGTGATCGTCATTTGCACCGATGTTTCCGGATCGGTGGACGTCGGCACGATTTCAACATCGACACCGACGTCAACGACGGTCAACGATCCGGCAGCCGGGCCGGTGACACTGACGTGGTCAACCGAGGCGGCTGTGACGGTGAAGGGATATTCGGCCGCGGCGGTCCCGGCCGGCGGGGTGATTCGGACGGGGAATTCGCGGAAGTTGCTCGCCCCGGCCGGCACGCTGAAGATTCCGGCATTGATCGTTGTGTCAAACTCCGCGGGCAGTCCGCTGACAAACAACACAAACTCATCACTTTCACTTCCAGTGTTGTAGACTCGAGCCGTGTAGATCGCCGAAGTCCCCTGTCCGGCCGTTGCCGACATCGGTTTCAATTCAACCCAAACGCCCCGTGCCGCGCGATCAATCGGTGGCAAAATGGGGTCGCCCGCAACGGTGAGCGATCCTTCTACGTCTCCCGTGGTGCCATGACTCGTCGCCGTGATCACGAAACCATAGTCATCGAGGACGGCATTCGAATCCGGCCGCAGCGTGAGAGGAACATCAACTGATCCCGCGGCGGGAACAACGACTTGCGACACGAGATCGATCCAGTCGGCAGGGACTCCGCTGCTGGACAAGTCGTAGGTGACGTCGACATCGCGCGGGTTCATGACCGAAAGGGTAAAGTCAGCTTTACCTCCGGGTTGTGCGGCGGATCCGGAAGGATTGATCGCAAGGAGCTGCTGGACCGCCACACTTTGAGCTGCCAATGTGAGTTGTCCCGGCGCACTCTGGTAAGCGAAATCGACGGTGGTGTCGAGTGTGATCGCTCGTGACTGGCCGGGCTGCAACGCGGTGACGACGGTGTCCCACGTCAGATTCACAAGATCGGCATCGGGTGTCAAAGCCAAGTTCCACACCAAGGTGTCAAAGTCGGGATCGTTAGCGATGATCTGGTCGGGAGGAAGATTGAACGAGGCTTCGACGACGGACACACCTGAGTTGCGTGGTATCTGGACCTGGGCGGTGAAGGGAATCCTGGGCAGGTCGCCGATGCGATAAATCGACACACCACCAGCGTCCGTCGTGAACAACAGGTCTCCGTCGGCGGTGATCGAGTTCGGAGGAACCGTATCGAGTTCCACCTCCGTTTCGATGACGTACGGATCCAACGGGTTGGAAAGGTCAATCAGCAAGAGTTTGGCATCACGCTGGGTATCGCTTTGCCAGTTCTGGCTTGAGAATCCGAACAGGTTGTTACCGAGTGAACCGAAGTTGGTCCAAAACGACCGTGCCGGTCGATCAAGTTCCTTGGTGGAGATGACTCGGGGATCAAGCGGATCGGACAGATCGAGGGAAGTGACGGTGAGATTTCCGGCACGAAATCCATCGAACGGATTGTTCCAGCCAGTCGTGCTGCCGATGACGACGCCGTAATTCCCCGCGATTCCGATCCCCAACGCCTGCTGTGTCCCGGGAAGATCCACGTCGGTGACGACTTGTGCGGCGCCGGGGTTGCTGATGTCGACGACATGAATTCGTCCGACGCCTCCGCCGGGGTTGGCGACCGTCGCGCTACCCGCGGCCAGATAGGCCAGATCGGGGCCGGCCAAGGTGAGTCCAAACACATTGTGGTCACCACCACTGAGTGCGCAGCCACCGACGTCGGTCGGCGGGGAGTTGTTGTCTCCGAACGTATTGAAAAGCGCATCGGCCAACTCGGGGGTCGCCGAAGTCGGACTGTCCGGGTCGTCCAAGTTGAACGCCACAGACAGCAATTCGCCCATCATCCCGACGATATTCCCGGTCGCGGGCCGCGTCTGTACGCAAACGCCGAACTGAGAGACAAAGGCATGTGAATCTATCAGTTCGATCCCTGACTCGAGATTCGCGTATTGGATCGCAGGCGAACTTCCCAACAAGACGGGCAAGAGCGGGTCGTTCTGGATCGAATAGACATCGACGGCCATGGTACGTGCCGTCGGGTCGCGGATGGCGACCAGTAGGTCGCCATCGACACGACAACCACGATGCGAGCCCGTACCGACGGTGTCCACGACGGTGGGACTGGCGGGATTGCTATAGTCGAGCACACTGATCCCGTCGGTTCCGCAGGCGTAGGCAATGTCATTCTGCACCGCGACACCGGCGGCCCCGGCGACCGGCGCCACAGCAAGCAATTCCAGCGGGTCGTCGGGACGCAATTCATAGACGAATAAACCGTCACTTTGCGTCACGTACAAGTGTGTCGCGTCGGCTGCCATGCCTTCCGGCGTACCGGTCAATTCAAGCTGTTGATCGAATGAGAACGAACCGGGATCGGTAACGTCGATCGTGATCAATTGCGGAGTGTCGGCGGTCGCATCACCTAAACTGGAGATCGCCAGCCAACCGGGGCCCAGCACCGTCAGATTGAGCGCTCCGCGAGCGGCCCGCGTGAGCGTCTCGGTATGGGTGAGCACTGGGTTGCGTGGATCGCTGATGTTGATCGACGCGAGCACCAGATCACCGGTCGGGGCGCGGTCCGTTTCGTCGCCGTTCTTAAACCCACCGGTGCTGCCGATCACGTACGCCATCTCCCCGTGAACCACAATATCGGCGATCAACGTTGTGCCGGGAATCAACAGTTCCGTGACGACCGCGTTCTGGGTGTTCGGATCATCACTGTTGATCGCTGCGGGGTCGGCGACATCCACGACCAGCAAACGCCCCGTGCCGGTTTGTGTGTCACTTCCCGTTGACGTACTGCTGGTCACAAGCAGCGTCGTCGGATCCGCCAAAGCAAACGCACGTGTGTAGAAGTTGCCTCCCATGTTGGGATTGCCGTCGTCGGTCGTGCCGTTGACGTCGAAAAGCGAGTCCAGGAACTGCACGTCCGCCGGATCACTGGCGTCAAACGACAAAATGGTGCCGTTCTGTTCCAGCAGGTTTGGCCCGTTGAATCGTACCTGAGCCTCTGCGGTGAAGACAGAGTCCCCCGAGACCACGAGGTCCTGGCCAAAGATGTAGGGCACCGAGATCGAATCACGTAACAACGGATCCTCCAACGTACCTCCCGAACCGCCGTTGAGATCGAAGACGTGAAGCGTCGAGAATCCGCTTGCCGTGGTCCCTTCGTCGACGGCGAACAGGCGGTCACCGTCAATCGCACCGGCGGTCGAAACGATACCGATTTCCGCTCGGGTGCGCGTCGGTGCGGTGGGATCGGACAGATCGACAACATGCAGGCTGCCGATGCCCAGCGCGTTGCCATGCACGTACGCGGTGTCACCGCCGAGCGTGATCCCCTGGATGGCATCGACGTTATCAAAATTTCCCGTGAACGCTTCGATCGGCAACATGCCGACAAGCTTGAGCGTGCCGACACCCAGCGGGACCTTGCCAAATACTTGCAGCGTGTTCGTAACCGTGCTCACCCCAGGGGGCACGACTTGGGGCCCGACCGTGAGAGTCGCTTCGACGGGTGATCCGATGATTAGCGGTGTGGTCGCATCGGCACCGGGAATCGCGTTGCCGTCTGCATCAGCGACCGTCACCTTGATCGTGTGTTGCCCCTGCGCAAAACCGCTCGTGTCGAGGTTTCCCAGGTCGACGCTGACCAGCGAGGTTTGCACGGTCAGTGACGCGGGAACCGGTGTCGGCGATTCAAACACGGTGGATCCACCGGGATCGGTCACGGAGTAGGAGACCAGTGCCGCTTGTTGCCGGTTGACGGCATTGAGCAATCGCGCGGTCAGGTTGACCTGAGTTCCCGGATCCCCGAACGGCGGCACCACGTCAATGCCGGTGACGGAAACGATTTCATTTCGCGGTCGCACAGAACCGATGGCGGATTCTTGGATCTGCGTCGTGATGCCGGTCACGGCCACATCGACGCTGAAATCAAAATCTACCAGTTCGGTGGTCGAGACCTGCGTTAGCGATCCCGGCACATCGGCAAACTCACCCGGCGCGAGCGTCAGCGTGTCCTGATCGAGCGTCGCCGTGACGCCGTCGGGAACTCCCGCCAGGGCCAAGCTATAACTCGTCGTGGCCGTGCCCAAGTTATGCACGCGAGCGACAAACGGAGCCGGCACCAAGGGTTGAGCGACCAGCGTGTTGGGGCTGAGGGACAGGGCGAATTGATGGGCCGCGAGGTTGCCTACCGCCTCTCCGAAGTCATCGAGGACATTTCCGATGCTCTCGATCGCGGTGCTGATCGCTTCAGCCGTACTCGCTGTGTTAAAACCGTCTCTTGCTGTGGAGAGTGGGCCGACAAAGCCGTTGTAGTCGGTGTCATCCATGAAAAAGCTGATCGTGTTGTCCAGAAGAACCCGCACTTGTTCCTTGAACAACGCGTTGTCCGGCTCTTGAACGAGCCGCGTCAGCCCGATCCCAAGATCTTCGAGTCGATCTCCGAGCGTGGTGTCATTCAGCGCCCGTACCGCGGTTGCTGCTCGATTGACGGCTGCAACGCCCGGGGCGCTGACCGAGACAAAGACTTGAGTCACGACCGGAATCTCGGTGCCGATGTCCGCGGTGATGATGGCGGACAAGATGCTGTTGAGAGGCACCGAGGCATCGGGCGTGAAACCGATCTCCAGGATCTGAGAACTACCTGGAGCTAGCGAAACACTCTGTAAATTTGAGACTGCCAGGCCATCGGACAACTGCGTCTCAAAGGAGACTTCTTCGGCGACATTCCCTGTCGACTGGAGCAATAACTCCAAAGTCACCGTCTCGCCTGGAATCGCGGTGACCTCGATCGGGTCAATGTTGACGGCCAATCCATGGATGTCATCAATGGTGTAGCTGACGGTGTCCATCGCGGTGACCGTGGGATCTTGGTCACTTGTTGCCACGACGTCAAATGTAATCGTCGTTCCCGGTGGACTGAGCGGACCGGTGGGGACCAGATTGATTCCGGTAACCGCTGATCTTCCCCCGTCGACTCGCAATTCCGGATTCGAAATGATGACCTCAAAGCCAGGTGGGGCCTGCGGGACCAAGACATCGAACACGTCTGAGTCCTGTCCTTGATTGCCGACGGTGGCTCGAAAAACCGTGGGGACCTGGCCGCCGTTGAGATCCAAAAAGAAAACCGTGTCATGATCAACGGACAGACTCACGCCAGGATCCGTGGATTCCACTTCGATACCAATTCTTGCTTTGGTTCGCAGTGCAGGATCATGTTGAGATCTCGCTGTCAGATTGACGAAGTGTGTCCCAAGTGCAGCACCCGGTTTCGGGAGTACCGATACCGATCCATCGGATAACGCTTCAACCGTCCAGCCCTCGGGGGCGTCAACGACGATGTCATACGGTCCGCCCAGACTGGATTGCACCAACGGCGTCAAAAACGTGGGAGTATTGTGGTCGGCTGAGAATGTCGTGTTGCTGGGAATCACGTGGGATTGATGTTCTGCAGCGCCCTGCAGGCTGACGGCGACTGATTCAGCGTCAGACGCGATATCTAAGGAGCCGGTATAGCCGTTGAGTGCTATTCCGTGAATAAACACGTCGTTGTCTGTGCCGACGGTCAGGTTGCCAGTGCTTCCCGGGCCGATCTCAACAACCGCATCTTCGGCAGAGATTGATAGCGAGTGTTCCACATGAACATGAGAAACGGAACCGCTGCCCTGTAGGGTGAGAGACTCCGAAACGATGCTGTAGTTTCCCATCGGCAGCGGCGTGTTGTTCAGCAACAGTGAGTTCGTCGTGATTTCTGCGACCAATTCGCCACCGAAGGTCGCTGTCAACTCGTCCCACTCGCTGACGACGGCGATCCCGTCGTCTGATGAAGGAGTGATGAGGACACGACCGACTCCAAATTCACGTCTGGACTGTACGCCGGTAAGGGTCACATCGGCATGGGGGATGGACGACATCGAAATGTCGCCTGTGCCAAGTCGATTGCCATCGGCATCAAATAATTCACCGTTGACGACGGTCAGTGTGTTAGCAGCGTAACGATTGACAACGTTTTTATGGTCCGATGAGTTGATGTCGATCGCACCTGAAGCACGTACCGATTGGGCGCCTAACGCCCCGGATACGTTTCCGCCGGCGAGCGTCGGCTGAACCGTCTGCTGGAATGAAGCGTTGCTAAATGATCCCGGCGTGACAATCTCCGTTCCAAATAGGAAGGGAGGCAACGGTGGGTCGCCAGGGAGTTTCTTGAGTTGTTCCAGTAGGAATGGATTGATCTTGCCGGATAAGTAAATGCTCAGCCAGAGCCCCGCCAAAAATCCGAAGAAGAAAAAGAAGGGGGCTGGATGTTTACCACCTGCAAAGCCGTGCTTGGGGTTTTTCAAATTTGGAAACAACTCGTTGGCGACACCCCAGAGTGTGGAGGCGGCTCCCGCACCGGAACCGACACTATCTGGCGCCCCGTATTTCTGGGCGAGTAGACCTCCGACGTAGATCAACGGAGGCGTGGAGAATCCTAGGGCGAATCCGACCCACAGTGCCGCAACTCGCTCGGAAATGGCTCCATGGCTTCCATCGGCCAGGACCCCAATCGTGTCTCCGGTTTCGAGGTCGATCTCGTACCATGCTACTTGGGCGTTGCCCGCAATGTCGATCGCCCGGTCCGGAACAACGGCCAACTTATCATCAGTGATCGCTCGCAGGATTCTTGCTTTCACATCCGCGGAGATGTCGAGTGTTTCAAGTCTGGTCTCATCGCCAGGTCCGATCACAACCAACGTCGCCCCTTCGGCGACGGCAGC containing:
- a CDS encoding Gfo/Idh/MocA family protein, with the translated sequence MPIQRRSFLAGTAAAATLASAPAIHAASKNKQYRTALIGAGWWGMNILREAMAGGQTKVVALCDVDSDRLEINAEEVTDLSGDTPRIYRDYRELFEKEDVEIAIIATPDHWHALNALAAIQAGAHVFIEKPTGHTIGESQAVLAASQAADRLVQVGLHRRIGPHHVSGMKFLKDGGAGDIGLVRMFVHSRGGAEKPTRNSEPPENLDWDMYCGPAPLRPYCRRIHPGGFRHFLDFANGTLGDWGVHWLDQMLWWSDQQSPDSVHSTGGRPIAGQAVLNDEEQTTDAPDHQTATYEFDSFTATWEHRKFAGQGPEQTSIGCYFFGTQGTFHIGWRDGWTFYPADSKKQVIHQDAELQEPDGHNLKLLYADFLRAIETGSRPVADITVGHQATTLALLGMLSMKLGRSVRWDAGAQQIVGDDEANGMLRRKYRQPWSYPEIG
- a CDS encoding PQQ-like beta-propeller repeat protein, with the translated sequence MPLYRCVVPELFLFVSFLGVSNCAAEDWYRWRGPDGDGISRETDWKCDWAGEGPDIAWSRSVGTGFSSVVVKDDRVFTLGHVDDQDKVYCINVADGEIIWTFGYPAELDDRDFEGGPISTPTIDGDRLYVMGRAGELFCLQISDGSKMWGINVADEAEVRLPGWGFSAAPLVIGDRLLLNVGESGVLVDKHSGDLIWSSDDRECGYASPVLIPNSDPTVAVIASGKAYIGVDVQSGEQLWAERWLTSFNCNAADPIFHDGKMLLCSGYNRGAALFDIGGTTPELIWKSKEMKNQIHTSILYQGYLYGIDGDMEAGARLRCMDWATGEIRWSVDDLRPGGLAMADGKLLLLTEPGELIIAPATPDGWEPIARGQVLDGKSWTSPVLSGGRIFCRSIQGQLVCIDCRD
- a CDS encoding ZIP family metal transporter — translated: MDPITQLVLCTAVAGGAIPLGGVVASFENIRPRWLEEEFRHTVIAFGGGALLSAVALVLIPDGAELIATWETVTAFAAGGLCFWGLQILLDRSQSSASQLVAMLSDFVPEVIALGAVISGGKSGAILLAVIITLQNLPEGFNAYRELRSGGLASRKILFWFMIAAILGPLLGFLGYHLLADEPRILGWMQVFAASGILYLVFEDIAPQATLNNSSFPPLGAVFGFLLGLFGKLLEG